A genomic window from Exiguobacterium acetylicum DSM 20416 includes:
- a CDS encoding helix-turn-helix domain-containing protein, producing MHPVIQSVGDKIKQERKKQGMTQKALCEGICSQAEISKIENGRNSPTIDLLQQICRRLRIPISLFFEDEIVSQKLNEIDQRMLRHMREKTYSAMEKDLEEYAKSNTVFEIQVLTQYHQKLLLHEKGNIDFRTCISALLKLVIEESLVEKSFLLYTRIQMAIAVLYTNHEDYMHSHQIYKELLKLPYRTREYKKIKMKIIYNYLRNLYRLKRFEEGLKEVEHAIKETKELEDLTYIGHFYYQKGFFLEALNASEKSIKEAYTIAYSFFTATNNHAYRKILETHLSELLLFPVDGSE from the coding sequence ATGCATCCAGTCATTCAATCTGTTGGTGATAAGATCAAGCAAGAACGAAAAAAACAAGGAATGACACAAAAAGCACTTTGTGAGGGAATTTGTAGTCAGGCTGAAATCAGTAAAATCGAAAATGGTCGAAATTCACCGACGATTGATCTGTTGCAGCAGATTTGTCGAAGACTACGCATCCCGATTTCATTGTTTTTTGAAGATGAGATCGTCTCACAAAAATTAAATGAAATTGATCAAAGAATGTTGCGCCATATGAGAGAGAAAACTTACTCAGCTATGGAGAAGGATTTAGAAGAATATGCGAAATCAAATACTGTGTTTGAAATTCAAGTGTTAACTCAGTATCATCAAAAGCTATTATTGCATGAAAAAGGAAACATCGATTTTAGAACATGTATCTCTGCTTTATTAAAATTAGTTATCGAAGAAAGTTTAGTTGAAAAGTCATTTCTTCTCTATACAAGAATTCAGATGGCAATCGCTGTTTTATATACGAATCATGAGGATTACATGCATTCTCACCAAATTTACAAAGAGTTATTAAAACTACCTTATCGAACACGCGAGTATAAAAAAATTAAAATGAAAATCATATATAACTACTTACGTAACTTATATCGATTAAAGAGATTTGAGGAAGGGTTAAAAGAAGTTGAACACGCAATAAAAGAAACAAAAGAGCTAGAAGATTTAACATACATTGGTCACTTTTATTATCAAAAGGGCTTCTTTTTAGAAGCGTTAAACGCTTCCGAGAAAAGTATTAAAGAAGCGTATACGATTGCTTATTCATTTTTCACAGCGACGAATAATCACGCATACCGAAAAATTCTTGAGACACATTTATCAGAGCTATTGCTATTTCCTGTAGATGGAAGTGAGTGA
- a CDS encoding MalY/PatB family protein has protein sequence MEQINFDETIEKRNTGSVKWDGLPSLYGSDELIPMWVADMDVRPPHHLTERLTRRAATGHFGYSMFEDEAKRAIQHWFQKRYDVSITTDSILYSSGVVPGLAHTVLALTEPSDEIIIQTPVYPPFHQIIQSNQRQLIESPLLLDGETYQTDFPLLERQMRTARMMILCSPHNPSGKVYPREELQQIVELAKQHDVYLVSDEIHADLVYTGSVHTPILGLDYEKLILVSAPSKTFNIPGLYASYLIVPDNSIRQQIERIQQRHFVHPNALASTAITAAYGDVASEQWLSQLLVYLEGNRDHAIRRIRQEMPKLDVVIPESTFLLWIDFKALKLDSKTRADWLVKEAKLALTHGSSFGSGGETFERLNIGCPRAQLDQALDRLSTAYQQFWTH, from the coding sequence ATGGAACAAATCAATTTCGATGAAACGATCGAGAAACGAAATACAGGATCCGTCAAGTGGGACGGGCTCCCTTCGCTGTATGGATCAGATGAGCTGATTCCGATGTGGGTTGCCGACATGGACGTCCGTCCACCACACCATTTGACAGAACGATTGACAAGACGTGCTGCTACAGGTCATTTCGGTTACTCGATGTTTGAAGACGAAGCAAAACGAGCGATTCAGCATTGGTTTCAAAAGCGGTATGACGTATCAATCACTACTGATTCCATTCTTTATTCAAGCGGTGTCGTTCCTGGACTTGCGCATACTGTCCTAGCATTGACTGAACCAAGTGATGAAATCATCATCCAAACACCGGTCTATCCTCCATTTCATCAAATCATTCAGTCTAATCAACGACAACTCATTGAAAGTCCGCTTCTTTTAGACGGTGAGACGTACCAGACCGACTTTCCACTTCTCGAACGACAAATGCGAACAGCACGTATGATGATTCTCTGTAGCCCGCATAATCCAAGCGGTAAAGTCTATCCGAGAGAAGAATTACAACAAATCGTCGAACTCGCGAAGCAACATGATGTTTACCTTGTATCCGATGAGATTCATGCGGACCTCGTCTATACAGGTTCCGTGCACACGCCTATTCTTGGTTTGGATTATGAAAAACTCATTTTAGTAAGTGCACCATCCAAAACGTTCAATATTCCGGGTCTCTATGCGTCTTATCTGATCGTACCTGACAACTCGATTCGTCAACAGATCGAGCGTATCCAGCAGCGTCATTTCGTTCACCCGAATGCATTAGCTTCAACTGCTATTACAGCAGCGTATGGTGATGTTGCGAGTGAACAATGGCTTTCACAATTACTTGTGTATTTAGAAGGAAATCGTGACCATGCTATTCGTCGGATTCGCCAAGAGATGCCAAAACTAGACGTTGTCATTCCAGAATCAACTTTCCTGTTGTGGATCGACTTCAAAGCACTCAAACTAGACAGTAAAACACGAGCAGATTGGCTCGTCAAGGAGGCAAAACTCGCTCTAACACATGGTTCTTCGTTCGGATCTGGCGGAGAAACATTTGAACGGTTAAATATCGGATGTCCTCGTGCACAATTAGATCAGGCATTAGACCGTTTAAGCACCGCATACCAACAGTTTTGGACCCATTAA
- the putP gene encoding sodium/proline symporter PutP — translation MTQEWISIILYLVLMLAIGYFAYKRTTNTEDYMLGGRDLGPGVTALSAGASDMSGWMLMGLPGAMYATGVSALWLALGLLIGCYVNYLVLAPRFRLYTEMANDSITIPDFLENRFEDKSRVLRTVSALVIIIFFTFYTSAGIVSGGKLFVSSFGFDYHYGMLLTIAVVIAYTLFGGFLAVSWTDFVQGCIMFIALVLVPIVALTDVGGIDGAYNYAEKLDPSLFDPLKGTTALGIIGFLAWGLGYFGQPHIIVRFMAIRSVKDLKSARRIGIGWMFVSIIGAMMTGLVGIAYFEGQGNGLGDPETVFIRFSDVLFHPYITGFLMAAILAAIMSTISSQLLVTSSALTEDFYKTFLKKDASDKELVLTGRIAVLVVAIIASVLAWNPSATILALVGYAWAGFGSAFGPIILLSLYWKRMTKQGALAGIISGALTVIIWVQLGLSTTLYEMVPGFFTSLIFTVVVSLMTKQPVNAVQETFEEMEDELKDAVQ, via the coding sequence ATGACGCAAGAATGGATTTCGATCATCCTGTATCTTGTTCTCATGTTGGCAATCGGTTATTTTGCCTACAAGCGAACGACGAATACAGAAGATTACATGTTAGGCGGACGCGATCTCGGTCCAGGTGTCACAGCACTCTCTGCTGGTGCATCGGATATGAGTGGATGGATGCTCATGGGACTTCCCGGCGCCATGTACGCGACAGGTGTATCAGCACTCTGGCTCGCACTCGGATTATTGATTGGATGTTACGTAAACTATTTAGTACTCGCACCACGCTTTCGGCTTTATACGGAAATGGCGAACGACTCGATTACAATCCCTGATTTCTTAGAGAATCGTTTTGAAGACAAATCACGCGTGCTTCGTACTGTATCAGCACTCGTCATCATCATCTTCTTCACATTCTACACATCAGCTGGAATCGTATCTGGCGGAAAATTGTTCGTCAGCTCATTCGGATTTGATTACCACTATGGTATGCTCTTGACGATTGCGGTCGTAATCGCCTACACACTTTTCGGCGGTTTTCTCGCAGTTAGTTGGACCGACTTCGTCCAGGGCTGTATCATGTTCATCGCACTCGTTCTTGTACCGATTGTCGCATTAACGGACGTCGGTGGAATCGATGGTGCATACAACTATGCTGAAAAATTAGACCCTTCGTTGTTTGATCCACTCAAAGGAACAACTGCACTTGGAATCATCGGATTCCTTGCCTGGGGACTTGGTTACTTCGGTCAACCACACATCATCGTCCGCTTTATGGCGATTCGTTCCGTTAAAGATTTAAAAAGTGCCCGTCGTATCGGGATCGGTTGGATGTTCGTCTCAATCATCGGTGCGATGATGACTGGTCTTGTCGGGATTGCCTATTTCGAAGGACAAGGCAATGGACTTGGCGACCCGGAAACGGTCTTTATTCGTTTCTCGGATGTACTATTCCACCCGTATATCACAGGATTCTTAATGGCTGCGATTCTTGCAGCAATCATGTCGACGATTTCATCACAATTGCTTGTTACTTCAAGTGCGTTGACAGAAGATTTTTATAAGACGTTCTTGAAAAAAGATGCATCAGATAAAGAACTCGTCTTAACAGGTCGAATTGCCGTTCTTGTCGTTGCGATCATCGCAAGTGTGCTCGCGTGGAATCCGTCAGCGACGATTCTTGCACTTGTCGGTTATGCATGGGCTGGATTCGGTTCTGCCTTTGGTCCGATCATCTTGCTTTCTCTCTACTGGAAACGGATGACGAAACAAGGTGCACTGGCTGGTATCATCTCAGGTGCCTTGACTGTCATCATCTGGGTTCAACTCGGACTTAGTACGACGCTTTACGAAATGGTACCTGGATTCTTCACAAGCTTGATCTTTACGGTCGTTGTCAGCTTGATGACGAAACAACCGGTCAATGCCGTTCAGGAAACGTTTGAAGAGATGGAAGACGAATTAAAAGACGCTGTTCAATAA
- a CDS encoding class I SAM-dependent methyltransferase — MKPTIGLTTCLRPTDDVHHRVKQLLADETIHFIYVVRQKKSIEHLQQETGLPVLVVDKQRLDLYPLGETTSFFFHPSSAVFRIKQIDAGGGDPLVSIGRLSEGMHVLDCTLGLGADAIVMSHAIGERGRIIGLESRIETAFVVKNGLKRWEESYEPINQAMRRIEVKVKHHLAYLKECPDHSFDVIYFDPMFEQTVEESTHLDALRTLANYEALSEEAMMEAKRVARQRIVLKAHYESPLFERFGFERTKRKSSKLHYGVIEL; from the coding sequence ATGAAACCAACCATTGGACTGACGACATGTCTTCGTCCGACTGACGACGTACATCATCGCGTGAAGCAGTTGTTAGCGGATGAAACGATACATTTTATCTACGTCGTGCGTCAGAAAAAAAGCATAGAACACTTGCAACAGGAGACAGGGTTACCGGTGCTTGTCGTCGATAAACAGCGGCTTGATTTATATCCACTAGGCGAGACGACATCGTTCTTTTTCCATCCTTCAAGTGCGGTGTTTCGCATCAAACAAATTGATGCAGGTGGAGGAGATCCACTAGTTTCAATCGGACGCTTATCGGAAGGGATGCATGTGTTAGATTGTACGCTTGGACTCGGGGCAGATGCGATCGTCATGAGTCATGCCATCGGAGAGCGGGGGCGGATCATCGGTTTAGAGAGCCGGATTGAGACAGCATTTGTCGTCAAGAACGGATTAAAACGGTGGGAAGAATCCTACGAACCGATCAATCAAGCAATGCGACGAATTGAAGTGAAAGTCAAACACCATCTTGCCTATTTGAAAGAATGTCCGGATCATTCTTTTGATGTCATCTACTTTGACCCCATGTTCGAACAGACCGTCGAAGAATCGACGCATCTCGACGCTTTACGAACGCTTGCGAATTATGAAGCCTTATCCGAAGAAGCGATGATGGAGGCGAAGCGTGTGGCACGTCAGCGCATCGTTTTAAAAGCACATTATGAGAGCCCATTATTTGAACGGTTTGGGTTCGAACGAACAAAGCGGAAGTCGTCGAAGTTGCATTATGGTGTGATTGAACTGTAA
- a CDS encoding GNAT family N-acetyltransferase, with the protein MELRRRTLRHVDQAEYDHFLKYGEQAYGLTPQEIKGYDHELGEERAFDSVEHSYPEDYYFDIVEADTIVGRVLLLKMGHYFQLDFMVFDPYTRRGLATQAVAEALTYSGVLDRHEVRARVLEQSSHASFAKRILEANDFTSTENYYVKGRRRRYSLQRMG; encoded by the coding sequence ATGGAATTAAGACGTCGAACATTACGTCATGTCGATCAAGCTGAGTACGATCATTTCTTGAAGTATGGCGAGCAAGCATATGGACTGACTCCGCAAGAAATCAAAGGGTATGACCATGAGCTTGGAGAAGAGCGGGCTTTTGATTCCGTCGAGCACAGCTATCCTGAAGATTATTACTTTGATATCGTTGAAGCGGATACGATCGTGGGGCGGGTTCTGCTCTTAAAAATGGGTCACTACTTCCAACTCGACTTCATGGTGTTTGATCCCTATACGCGTCGGGGTCTAGCTACTCAAGCAGTTGCTGAAGCATTGACGTATTCTGGGGTACTAGATCGTCACGAAGTACGCGCGCGTGTCCTTGAACAATCATCACACGCTTCGTTTGCAAAACGCATTTTGGAAGCGAATGATTTTACGTCGACAGAGAACTATTACGTCAAAGGAAGACGTCGTCGGTACTCTCTGCAACGAATGGGCTAA
- a CDS encoding queuosine precursor transporter: MNEWLWIPSIFLTMGLLIFSYYLFGKTGLLMWIAIATIIANIQVTQTVDIFGFVFTLGNVVYGSCYLATDILNEKYGKQVARKGVYMGFFSLITTTVLMQFSLLYTPLADKAALETSDSLHLLFGLLPWIAVGSLAAYLVSQLFDVFIYSKIRQKTGERKLWLRTTGSTVLSQLLDTLTFCAIAFHDMPFSIWWQIFITTYLAKFVVAWFATPFMYLAKRIHPTKQSTDAAA, translated from the coding sequence ATGAACGAATGGTTATGGATCCCTTCCATTTTTTTAACGATGGGATTATTGATTTTCAGTTATTATTTATTTGGTAAGACAGGATTGTTGATGTGGATTGCCATCGCAACAATCATTGCAAACATCCAAGTTACACAAACCGTCGATATTTTTGGTTTCGTCTTCACGTTAGGAAACGTCGTGTATGGCAGTTGTTATCTAGCGACAGATATCCTCAATGAAAAATACGGAAAACAGGTCGCTCGTAAAGGCGTCTATATGGGGTTCTTCTCCCTGATCACGACGACCGTCCTCATGCAGTTCAGTCTCTTGTATACACCACTTGCTGATAAGGCTGCACTCGAAACATCCGATTCCTTGCATTTATTGTTTGGACTCTTACCATGGATTGCTGTTGGTAGTCTTGCCGCTTATCTCGTCTCGCAACTATTCGATGTCTTTATCTATTCAAAGATCCGTCAGAAGACAGGCGAACGTAAGCTTTGGTTACGGACGACAGGGTCAACCGTATTAAGTCAATTGCTTGATACGTTGACGTTTTGTGCGATTGCCTTTCACGATATGCCCTTCTCCATCTGGTGGCAAATCTTCATTACGACGTATCTTGCGAAATTCGTCGTCGCTTGGTTCGCGACACCATTCATGTATTTAGCAAAACGTATCCACCCAACGAAACAATCGACAGACGCTGCTGCATGA
- a CDS encoding PilZ domain-containing protein, translating to MKIKRNEPFRYTLKKPITGEFHLLKNNQRTPNGLMKIHNISPNGLAISTELKLPLHKSMKIVVEFSLIEGQEPLCIEGQLLHEKPVGPERLYGIRLNPSTTDRDTIIAQVKQVAQLER from the coding sequence ATGAAAATCAAACGGAATGAACCATTTCGATATACGCTGAAAAAACCAATAACAGGTGAATTTCATTTATTGAAAAATAACCAGCGTACTCCCAATGGACTGATGAAAATTCATAATATCTCACCGAACGGACTAGCAATCAGCACAGAACTAAAACTTCCACTTCACAAATCAATGAAAATCGTTGTTGAGTTCTCATTGATCGAGGGTCAAGAACCTTTATGCATCGAAGGTCAGTTATTGCATGAGAAGCCAGTGGGTCCCGAGAGACTGTATGGCATCCGCCTCAATCCGTCAACGACTGATCGCGATACGATCATCGCTCAGGTTAAACAAGTTGCTCAATTGGAACGATAA
- a CDS encoding glycoside hydrolase family 13 protein yields the protein MERKWWHDSVVYQIYPRSYNDSNGDGIGDLNGIIEKLDYLKTLGIDVIWLSPVYDSPNDDNGYDIRDYEAIMKEFGTMDDFDRLLDEAHARDIKIVMDLVINHSSDEHQWFAESRQSKDNPYRDYYMWRPANPDGSLPNNWGSIFSGPAWEYDETTNEYYLHLFSKKQPDLNWENEQMRHDVYGMIRRWLDRGIDGFRMDVINLISKTPGLPNATVHPGALYGDGGEHYINGPRVHEFLHEMNEASFGKYDVLTVGEMPGATTDDAILYTDPARKEVNMVFTFEHMDLDSGPNGKWDVIPFDLLKLKQNFTKWQTALHETGWNSLYWNNHDQPRVVSRFGNDTTYRVESAKMLATLLHLLKGTPYIYQGEEIGMTNVAFEDIADYEDIEIRNMWKERTEQGASPAELLRSIHIKGRDNARTPMQWDASENAGFSTGTPWLKVNPNYPEINVEQALADEQSIFYYYQQLIRLRHDHELVVYGRYQLLLEDHPEVYAYSRTLEGETWYVYCSFADHDVNIPSTHDTSDRVIGNYDGSAVTDELTLRPYEAVVFRTFEG from the coding sequence ATGGAACGTAAATGGTGGCATGATAGTGTCGTTTATCAAATTTACCCACGTAGTTACAATGATTCAAATGGGGATGGAATCGGTGACTTGAATGGGATCATCGAAAAGTTGGATTATTTGAAGACGCTTGGTATCGACGTCATCTGGCTAAGTCCTGTCTACGATTCACCGAACGACGATAATGGCTATGACATCCGTGATTATGAAGCCATCATGAAGGAATTCGGAACGATGGATGATTTTGATCGTCTTCTAGATGAGGCACATGCACGAGATATCAAAATCGTCATGGACCTCGTCATCAATCATTCGTCAGATGAACATCAGTGGTTCGCGGAATCGCGTCAAAGCAAGGACAATCCGTATCGGGATTATTACATGTGGCGCCCAGCAAATCCAGACGGTTCGCTACCAAACAACTGGGGATCGATTTTCTCTGGACCTGCCTGGGAATATGATGAAACAACGAATGAATACTATCTTCACTTATTCTCGAAGAAACAGCCTGACTTGAACTGGGAAAATGAACAGATGCGTCACGATGTGTACGGGATGATTCGTCGGTGGTTGGATCGAGGGATTGACGGTTTCCGAATGGACGTCATCAACTTGATTTCGAAGACACCGGGACTACCAAATGCGACGGTCCATCCAGGAGCATTGTATGGAGATGGTGGAGAACATTATATCAATGGACCACGTGTTCATGAATTTTTACACGAAATGAATGAAGCCTCTTTCGGTAAATACGATGTCCTGACAGTCGGTGAGATGCCAGGAGCGACGACGGATGATGCCATTCTATATACAGATCCGGCACGTAAAGAGGTCAACATGGTCTTTACGTTCGAACATATGGATCTCGATTCAGGTCCGAATGGGAAGTGGGACGTCATTCCGTTTGATTTACTTAAACTCAAGCAAAATTTCACCAAGTGGCAGACGGCGTTACATGAGACGGGCTGGAACTCGCTCTATTGGAACAACCACGATCAACCCCGTGTCGTCAGTCGATTCGGTAATGACACGACGTACCGCGTCGAGTCAGCTAAGATGCTTGCTACATTGTTGCATTTGTTAAAAGGGACGCCATATATCTATCAAGGCGAGGAAATCGGCATGACGAACGTCGCTTTTGAAGACATCGCGGACTATGAAGATATCGAAATTCGGAACATGTGGAAAGAACGTACGGAACAAGGGGCATCACCGGCTGAACTACTACGTTCTATCCATATCAAAGGACGCGACAATGCGCGGACACCGATGCAGTGGGATGCGTCGGAGAACGCTGGTTTCTCGACGGGAACACCATGGTTGAAGGTCAATCCAAACTATCCGGAAATCAACGTCGAACAGGCGCTTGCAGATGAGCAGTCCATCTTTTATTACTATCAACAGTTGATTCGTCTACGACATGATCATGAACTCGTTGTGTATGGTCGCTATCAACTCTTACTCGAAGATCATCCGGAAGTATACGCCTACTCACGGACGCTTGAAGGGGAGACATGGTATGTTTACTGTTCGTTTGCGGATCATGATGTGAACATTCCGTCTACGCATGATACGTCAGACCGGGTCATCGGAAACTATGATGGGTCCGCTGTTACCGACGAACTCACGCTTCGACCTTACGAAGCCGTCGTCTTCCGTACGTTTGAAGGATGA
- a CDS encoding thymidylate synthase, translating to MEQYHALCEHILEHGTKKEDRTGTGTLSVFGHQMRFSLQDGFPLITTKKLHMKSIIHELIWFISGDTNIRYLQENGVRIWNEWADENGDLGPVYGAQWRSFPRPDGTTVDQLAQVIEQIKTNPDSRRLIVSAWNPGQVDEMALPPCHLLFQFYVADGKLSCQLYQRSADVFLGVPFNIASYALLTHMIAHVCGLEVGDFVHTLGDAHIYSNHVEQVNLQLTRTPKKLPTLRFARTVDRIEDFRFEDIIIEGYDPDPHIKGVVAV from the coding sequence ATGGAACAATATCATGCACTTTGCGAACACATTTTGGAACACGGAACAAAAAAGGAAGACCGGACGGGAACGGGAACGCTCAGCGTGTTTGGTCACCAAATGCGCTTCTCCCTTCAAGATGGCTTTCCTCTCATTACGACGAAAAAGTTACATATGAAGTCGATCATCCATGAGTTGATTTGGTTCATCTCGGGTGATACGAATATTCGTTATCTACAGGAAAATGGTGTGCGGATTTGGAACGAATGGGCAGATGAGAACGGAGATCTAGGTCCTGTTTACGGAGCACAATGGCGCTCTTTTCCACGTCCAGATGGCACGACGGTTGATCAGCTGGCACAAGTCATTGAACAGATCAAGACGAATCCGGATTCTCGTCGTTTGATCGTCAGTGCTTGGAATCCTGGACAAGTCGATGAGATGGCTTTACCGCCCTGTCATCTCTTGTTCCAATTTTATGTCGCTGACGGAAAACTATCATGCCAATTGTATCAACGTTCAGCTGATGTTTTCTTAGGCGTACCATTCAATATTGCATCTTATGCGTTACTGACACATATGATTGCTCATGTGTGTGGACTTGAAGTCGGAGACTTCGTTCATACGCTCGGTGACGCTCATATCTATTCGAACCATGTGGAACAAGTCAATCTTCAGTTGACACGTACCCCTAAAAAATTACCGACGCTGCGCTTCGCTCGAACAGTCGATCGTATCGAAGACTTCCGCTTCGAAGACATCATCATTGAAGGCTATGATCCTGATCCTCACATTAAAGGTGTGGTAGCCGTATGA
- a CDS encoding dihydrofolate reductase, translated as MITHIVAYTKNHVIGRDNAMPWHLPADLAHFKRTTIGKPIIMGRKTFESIGRPLPGRENIVITRDQTFAAEGVTVWHDLSALQPYVDSEEEVFLIGGGELFAQTLPLARRLYVTEIDAVLSGDVHYPEIPSSFQITSEIHYDAVEGNDYPFIIRRYDQ; from the coding sequence ATGATCACACATATCGTAGCGTATACAAAAAATCATGTCATCGGTCGTGACAATGCGATGCCTTGGCATCTTCCAGCTGATTTGGCTCACTTCAAACGTACGACGATTGGCAAACCGATCATCATGGGACGAAAGACGTTCGAATCCATCGGAAGACCGTTGCCCGGTCGAGAGAACATCGTCATTACGCGCGATCAGACGTTTGCAGCCGAAGGTGTAACGGTATGGCATGATCTATCTGCTTTACAACCATACGTCGATTCAGAAGAAGAAGTCTTTTTAATTGGTGGTGGAGAGTTGTTTGCTCAAACGCTTCCTCTTGCTCGCCGCTTGTATGTCACCGAAATTGATGCGGTTCTTTCTGGAGATGTACATTATCCCGAAATCCCGTCTTCATTTCAGATTACTTCCGAAATACATTATGATGCGGTCGAGGGAAACGATTATCCGTTCATCATTCGTCGATATGATCAGTAA
- a CDS encoding diguanylate cyclase encodes MERSRKRAEKQLQQTIVMVETLLRMPNVPRTELLALASWLEGLGREELFKGLADQVSREKVTWEQMDAVISQSSVKELLQPIVDQLSERSRANRIRKELVVTVTRRFLENIKWKKSLEQERYMSRFFSSVEDTLSISHDIAMDAVIIDHASIVDSLELFKKLIKQMESAFVPVIIVGPNRSEIRQVSYEMGADDYWDETVPNEERHVRLARLLRKLRVVSSTILVDELTGAYNRKYLQNAFDRRVARLEREQRTFGLAIFDIDHFKRINDLHGHPTGDLVLSELATVVQQAARLDDEFIRFGGEEFILLFSAETLPQAVASMNKIRERVERHIFANGLKVTISIGLSFSFDLHTSLAQATAEADEALYQAKRNGRNQVVSYSTAISIEKIPVYIRVEQGLLKQVHTLDMPDHPKYHIEVIPLDDRRTTQLQLAILSLDQVVRENFVRLEEWRQQRESIIDILVVTDQEDDRLANALSCGATDYIMTSQIDSDMEEWITEWIMQIP; translated from the coding sequence ATGGAACGGAGTCGAAAACGGGCAGAAAAACAACTGCAACAAACGATTGTCATGGTAGAGACATTACTTCGAATGCCGAACGTACCACGGACAGAATTGCTAGCTTTAGCCAGCTGGCTCGAAGGACTCGGGAGAGAAGAGCTCTTTAAGGGACTCGCTGATCAAGTCAGCCGTGAAAAAGTGACGTGGGAACAAATGGACGCTGTCATTTCGCAGTCAAGCGTCAAAGAATTGCTGCAACCCATCGTCGATCAGTTGTCGGAACGCTCACGCGCCAATCGAATTCGAAAAGAATTGGTGGTCACTGTGACAAGACGTTTTCTTGAAAATATCAAATGGAAGAAATCGCTCGAACAGGAGCGCTATATGTCACGATTCTTCAGTTCGGTGGAAGACACGTTGTCGATATCACATGATATTGCGATGGATGCCGTCATCATCGACCATGCATCTATCGTGGATTCATTAGAGTTGTTTAAAAAACTGATCAAACAAATGGAGTCGGCATTCGTTCCCGTCATCATCGTAGGTCCGAACCGGTCTGAAATTCGTCAAGTCAGCTATGAGATGGGAGCCGATGACTACTGGGATGAAACAGTGCCGAATGAAGAACGGCATGTTCGTCTAGCGAGACTCTTACGAAAATTAAGGGTCGTATCTTCGACGATCTTGGTCGATGAATTGACGGGAGCTTATAATCGGAAATATCTCCAAAATGCTTTTGATCGTCGCGTAGCACGTCTCGAACGTGAACAGCGGACATTTGGGCTAGCGATTTTTGATATCGATCATTTTAAGCGGATCAATGATTTACATGGACATCCAACAGGGGATTTGGTCCTTTCCGAATTAGCTACCGTCGTTCAACAAGCTGCTCGTCTCGACGATGAATTCATTCGTTTTGGTGGTGAGGAATTCATCTTATTGTTTTCAGCAGAAACATTACCGCAAGCAGTTGCGAGTATGAATAAAATTCGCGAGCGCGTCGAGCGCCATATTTTTGCGAACGGATTAAAAGTAACGATTTCGATTGGTCTATCCTTTTCTTTTGATCTCCACACATCCCTGGCGCAAGCAACAGCGGAGGCAGACGAAGCTTTGTATCAAGCGAAACGTAACGGCCGTAATCAAGTGGTGTCCTATTCGACAGCGATATCCATCGAAAAAATACCGGTCTATATCCGTGTCGAGCAAGGATTGCTCAAACAGGTACATACTCTTGATATGCCGGATCATCCGAAATACCATATTGAGGTGATTCCGCTAGACGATCGACGGACGACGCAATTACAATTGGCGATTCTTTCACTTGATCAAGTAGTAAGAGAGAACTTTGTACGATTAGAAGAGTGGAGACAACAACGGGAATCGATCATTGATATTTTGGTCGTGACGGATCAAGAAGACGATCGTTTAGCCAATGCGCTATCATGCGGTGCGACAGACTATATCATGACCTCACAGATCGATTCTGATATGGAGGAATGGATTACTGAATGGATCATGCAAATTCCATAG